One segment of Puniceicoccales bacterium DNA contains the following:
- the fabG gene encoding 3-oxoacyl-[acyl-carrier-protein] reductase yields the protein MVELTFTGRVAVVTGASRGIGEGVARALARDGAHVVCVSRSKESCSRVSDEIIASGGSAEAMAVDVSNSTEVEKACSALLERHPAVDVLVNNAGIIKDAILLRMAYEDWDEVIRTNLSSCFFWLKNLLRSMTQRRWGRIVNMSSVVGKIGNFGQANYAAAKAGIIGLTKSAAKEVASRGICVNAIAPGFINTDMTAKLDQKAIDDLSKFIPMKRLGSVEDVVPLVIFLCSEAAKYITGQVFTVDGGMTM from the coding sequence ATGGTGGAGTTGACTTTTACAGGTCGCGTCGCGGTGGTTACCGGCGCGAGTAGAGGAATAGGCGAGGGCGTTGCCAGGGCATTGGCTCGGGATGGTGCCCATGTCGTCTGTGTAAGTCGCTCTAAAGAAAGCTGTTCAAGGGTTTCAGATGAAATCATTGCTTCCGGTGGATCAGCCGAAGCCATGGCGGTGGATGTTTCAAATTCCACAGAGGTGGAAAAGGCTTGTTCTGCCCTATTGGAAAGACATCCGGCAGTGGATGTGCTTGTGAACAATGCCGGAATAATTAAGGATGCCATTCTTCTGCGCATGGCCTATGAAGATTGGGATGAAGTGATTAGGACCAATTTGAGTAGTTGTTTTTTTTGGCTGAAAAATTTACTGAGATCTATGACCCAAAGACGCTGGGGAAGAATAGTTAATATGTCATCGGTGGTGGGTAAGATCGGTAATTTTGGCCAGGCGAACTATGCCGCGGCCAAAGCTGGCATAATCGGTTTGACAAAGTCTGCCGCAAAGGAAGTTGCGTCTCGAGGAATATGTGTAAATGCAATAGCTCCAGGATTTATAAACACAGACATGACGGCTAAATTAGACCAAAAGGCCATTGATGATCTGTCAAAATTTATTCCGATGAAACGTCTGGGTTCGGTGGAAGATGTGGTGCCACTGGTGATATTTTTATGTTCCGAGGCAGCGAAATATATCACTGGCCAGGTCTTTACCGTTGACGGGGGAATGACCATGTGA